The stretch of DNA ATTACAAGAATAATATTCTACGTTTATGGTTTAATCAATCCAGTGAAGCAAATCAACTCTAGATTTTTTTTCCTAATctgttttgtttatgtatgtataaagaggaGAAAAGTGTTTACGTAGCTTCAGTTGCCAGTATCTTTATGGAATGAAGACTCACCCAGCCTTATTTATTTGAAATGGTTTCTTAATCCTATGACTAAagttaataaacaaaaatttaacttTCATTCTATTAATCTGTTAGTTTAAAACACTTtggatgtttttttaaatttattttggtaTAGTTTTTTTGGGCTGTCCGCAGCTAGTTGTGTTGCCTTGGCAATACCCCAGCCGAATTTCGTTTGACTCGCGACATATCTGTTGTTGTCGCTGTCCTTTGAGTGCCCTTCCTGATAAAAGGACACCGTGTTCGGCCTCCACGGGCCATAGCAGGCGTAACAAACGTGAGTGTTGTTTGagttgaagaaatttgataaggtGCCTGACGGCTAGTCAGACGTTACTGTTGTCGTCGCTAATGGGGTTGGCGTGCCGAAAAAGTGGCTTGTTCCGGTAATGGTTCCACAGTTGAAGAACAAGCTCGGATACCAGCACGTCATTGGCGTTTTTGCCTACAAGTCTCAAAACAAATATCCCATCATGCCTTAAGTATTGATCCGCGAATTTCACCGCCATTTTTTTATCCAGTTCTGTCTTGTAACATTCGTTCACTCTCAGGAACTTTTTCAGATATCTAATACGGTGTTGGCGGAATACCATTGCATAAAACCATATCAGAAAATTGCCGGCACTAAAGGTTGAAACAAACACTAACCAgaaccaaatgaaaataaaaatcttcTCATTGAATAGGTTGATGGGTAGCACACACTGTACAGTGTATTTATGAACATTTTGCATCTGGCGAATTTCAAAGTCACACATCGTCACACGTGGGAATCTAGGAGACTCCGTCCAGTCATCTCCATTGGCTAAGTGACTCAGGACTTCAAATCCGTACAGATTATAGTTTGTGCCTAAAAATTCATTCAAAATGAAAAGCTGGCCTACAGCATTTCCCATGTAAAAAATCTTGATAACCATGTAGATAATAAAGAGGTAATTTCCATAGCGTTTCCCCCACACAATGCAACAGTATTTCGATAGAGTCTGGCGCATTCGTATGAGGCAGCCCGATCGATATTCCCTGGCGTTTTCAAGCCAGCGGTCCATATATCGGACTATATGTTTGATAGTTCTCTCTCGATCTTCAGGAGCCACAAATTGGGTGTCGGCTGCTAACGTAACAATCTTATCCAGGTTTACGCCTCCGGAAGCACCAAGGATCCTCCACAATATACAAGGAACTTTAAATAACAAGGCTTGGAAGAGAAGGATCATGGGAACCCATTGATAATATCCGATCtccttttgctgttttccctcccgGTGCAAAGGTATTCGCTCCTCGAAAGGAACGTAGTACGTGTTTGATATCCAACACACGTTATTGGCATAATCCCTGTGTCCGGAAGTAAACTGTGCAGGACACCAGCAGTGAATCGGTTCCCCAACATACTGCTTGGTGCTCACAACAattgtgaaaataataaatattattgtcgTGTAAAGGTGATTTAACCGGTCGATCCAGTCATCGTCGTAGCGCCCTTTCAAGCGAGCATAAGTTGCAAAACTTCCCAACACACTGTCCagcctggaaaagaaaaaaaaagagatattagTTTTCTATGTCTTACTGGATTTCcacatatattacacaatttaaaaaaatattaaaataaaaatgatatattaaacaattgcagcgtggaaggtgtttataagccatttaagaaacacacaaaagccgttcgattcacttcaacatttaagtttaatttgtcaaaatattttcgtcgctaaaatccgcgacctgttcactgacaaagtccgtgctgcacggactttgtcagtgaacaggtcgcggattttagcgacgaaaatattttgacaaattaaacttaaatgttgaagtgaatcgaacggcttttgtgtgtttcttaaatggcttataaacaccttccacgctgcaattgttttcgtttcagcacacgatctcagatcaaattacttgctatgcgagtacatctccgtgatATATTAAAGATGTACACTTATTTCTTCATTACAATTATTGTTCGTAAAAATCACATGCAAAAACATTTAAACGAAATACGTACATAATATCAGTTGaggaacaaatacataaatatattaatcaaacTATGCAGTATTAGAGATCCATTACAGCCGATCATTTTCGCACTGGATATTAAATAACTGGACAGGTAGGTATCTAATACACGTTCTCTTCAGAGGCGGCAAGTATGGAAAAAATCCCACGATTCTTGGTTATTTGATAACCGCTCAGTTATCCAATAACCCGTGCGAAATCGATTAGTAAGCTCGGCTGTAATGAATCTAAAATACTATATACTTTGACTAATATACCAACTATGTTGCCAAATATATGAGTGCCTATATTTTCTGATTTATGGATTCTTAGACAacgaagagatatatatatagtttcacgTGTCTATTAAACAGAATGTAATTGGTATGTATGATATTGAAATTATATTGGGAGTAgtattaaattacatttaaattttaacGGAACAACAAATTCAGATGACGAAATTGTTTGACTATATAGAGATTGAAAGCAAATTTGGGAAGGCGAACTCAGTGAGTCTTTGCTCGTTTCTACCATAAGAATACATTCAGGTTCACTCTCACACTATCTGCTCAGGCTCAAGTACTCATACTCACGATTTCCATATGTGTAAGTCTAAATATGCCAACATGCACGAGTGGGTCTgatggtatgtatgcatgaaatgttaaaaaatatttaaaacaataatttGAATTATGCAATAGAAGTAACTCTAGAGTTAAACTTTATCTATATgacatatgtaatgtatgtgtgtcgtTGAAGAACCAGAAGCTAAAGTATTCGTCCGAGACAAAAAAATAATCTCCCTATAGACATAGttaataaagcaaaatattcttCAGAGCTACTCGAAACGAAATCGTCTAGGAAGTGATTGCAAGAACGACAGATGTGCACTTCGCCGTTATTACGGTTTGTCAATATCACGTCGTCGCGTCACTGAaggtttgattaatttatattcatgGATTTTCTGAAGGATGGTGTAGACAAAATAATATGGTTTATTTGAGAAGGTGGAGTTTTTCTTAAAATATCTAGAAATACACTAAAGTGTAAAACAGATAACAATGCGTGCTATTAAAAGTATTTCGTTATCGGTGTACATTAAAAGGTTAAAGAGGGGTTTATAAATTTCATGTCTGAATGAAGAAGTTTTTCTCAACTGTCTATTTTCTTGGCAAAAGAATTTCGTTATTTCTGCTGTGCACGAGTTATGCTAATATAACATATACGCCACATAAGTTATATAGCTTTtcttatatttccattttatgACTCAGGTCTCGAGAGGATAATCCGTTTTATATAATATTACTCATTTTCGTTTTTCAGCTTCTAATGCAGATAATGAGGTGAATTTACATCTATTCATATTTCTGAATGTAAGCAGGTGCTGGGTacgcacacacgttatatatatatatatatatatatatatatatatatatatatatattatatatatatatatatatatatatatatatatatacacatacagacagacagacacacacacacaaacacacatatgcacgcacacagtcatatatctacatacacccattctatatataaatatatatacagatagatatagatatagatatagatatatacacatacatacagacacacacatgcatgaattcacatacacatatacgcacactcacaaatacacatatatacacgcacacattcatatatctacatacacccaatatatatatatacatatatatataagaatacacacactcaaGTACAGAATTATTGAcatataattatagatagataCCACAAACACTATAAGTATTGATCAGGTCTGGTTTTGGCATCTTTTGTTTATGAAAGTGGTTTTAAGAATCACACGCTTTCTCACCGAACCAATACATGGTCTTTGATTCACGTCTACTAAGAATTCATTGTCTTATAAAATGGCAAGTTAAGGAGGTTGAGAAGGATGAAGAGTAGGAGAAGAatgatgaaatggaaaaaaaaatgaaaaattataaaaaaaggacagaccaaaagagagaagaaaaaaatataagaagaaaagaattcattaataattttgatcaattctttatttttgtacatCTGCTACAGAAAACTGTTTTCGGAACTAAATTTGAAATACAATCAGACTCAATTTACTATCAATTGGAATAATTGTGTCGGGTTTAAATCGCTTAGAATATATAGTTtagcatgcacacagacacatacacacatacatacatacatacatacatacatacatacatacatacatacatacatacatacatacatacatacatacatacatatatgtgtgtgtgttatgatttTATAGGTAGTCTTCAGGAGATCattttaaataagaaatttgaTAAGAATAAACTAGAATTTAAAGAAACCGAATCACTCTTCTCACTATTTAGATATCTGATTTCATTcaccttttattctttacttttgttttcattatctttCCCGTCTTTGCTTTCAattgataattttgttatatgtatCCGATATTAtaagcttttttttctctctcaacatCTCACTTTCTTTTAATTGATCAGTTTCTTCTAGTTGCTTTCAATCACGTTTTCACATTCCCCccgcttttttttcttctagtcACATAATTACATTAGCAaaaccagacaaaaaaaaaacaataagtatataaaacaacaacaacaacaacaacaacaacaacaacaacactaacaacaataataaacatttatacaaggacaaaaaaaacagcaactaGAAAACAAAATTGGGAGGacaaaaagaagttgaaaaaacTAGTCCTATTGATTCACAGATTCGATAGAACATTTGGAACACTTAAAACCCAGACTAtaaaatgtaacaacaacaatatttaaaggctgctgtgtcgttgttgttgttattgctactgttgttttattgttgaggttgttgctgttgaagttgttgttgagATTCTTGTTGAGAGTTGGCCAACTCTTTTTAGGTTTGACCAAAGACATAGAAATAGGCGATCAACAAATCTCTCGATCGATATTTTAGACGTCGCTGTCCTGTCACCCTTCTGCCGTTTTGGATTCTGTCACTGCTTAGCTCCAGATCAGGAGTGATTTTACAATCTTTGATGCCATACTTGATCGAATCATACTTGGCCGTTACTATCACattttcttgtaaattatttttattattactctttaGCTCCAGGTCTGGTTTGATCCTGCTCCCAAAGACGTTTCAGCCATGACGAAACTATCTTTTATTATCGCCTCTAGCGAAAGCACATCCTTACAATAACTGCGATCACATCCCGAATTCTGGTCCTTCTCTTCAGGGACAgggaccagaaaatatttcagccatTAGCAGCTGCTGACATTTTACAAGAGTCAAGTAAGGCTTACAGTGGAGTACTGCTTCTACATTTGGGATGGTACTATTGCTACACATCTTGAATCGCATCCAGTTTGTGATTGAAAGCAGTTAGTCGAGTAGACGAAGGGCTACCCGACTAAGTGGTTTCAATCACGCTTCAGCTTCTGACTGACCCTTTTCTATCACGGTTACAATGGTCTCTATTCATCGGAGCTTACTAGTTTCGTACTCGCAACTTTCGGGCACTTTAATCCTACTCGTCTTTCCAGATATCATCACTCTTGATATGTCCAGCCCCGACCAACCTCGCCTTAACCATTATACCAAGTCCCTTCACCATAGAACATTAGCCCTCTAGAATATTCTCACTGTTCATGTCTTTTCTACAGGTGTCGACAGGCCAACTGTTCAAACGGGATATTAATCCATCAAGTCTCCCAGTCTCGGGGAGCCAAAAATAATGGCCAATGTCTCTTTCTTCAAACTCAACGATTAAAAACTAAGCATTCACAGATAATCGGATGTTAGACACCGGGAAAAACTTTGCAGCACAGGAAGGAAAACCATCAAGATGAGAGAATATTTATGCAAATGCTATAAATTGCAGTCATGTCCTACAGTCTTAAAAAAAGACGAATAAAGACAGCAATCTAGACAATTTTGTCCGGGACCACTGATGATAAAGTTTATAATGACAGCTGTGACAAACCACGTGTATTTTGGTAGCCTACGATATATACTTTGTGAAAACGTTCTCTCTCCAATATCgttttatagtttatttataaGAATTTGTCTAAAACTAAAATACATGTTTTCACGAAAGTAGCACTGCAAGAAAACTACTactgaagaaattaaaaaattccaTACGTCACTGGCCCTTGATACACTATACCAGAAAAAAAATAGACGGGTTGTTCACGGATAGAATGCCCTTCATCAAAAGGACGACGAagactacgacgacgacaaccgccgccgccgccgccgctgccgccgccgctaccaccaccaccaccaccaccaccaccaccaccaccaccaacaacaacaacaacaaagacagtaGCTGTAGTAAAAAGAACATGCAATCGATATTTTCAGCATTTACTGGAATCAATAGAgtaaatagagagataaaaagactgattgaataaataacctttttttttatgagtaaaaataagaacaatgaataatataataaccgAATTTTTGGCAGGGTTGAAGACAAGTTTACAATGATAAACCTCAAAAATCGTTGCCCAACCAGTCGAGGGGGTATGTAAATGTGTTAATAACGAGACGGAGACCGACGTCCCAGGTTAAACCGGATTTAAGAtggttataacacacacacattcatacacacacacacacacacacacacacacacacacacacacacacacacacacacacacacacacatacacattcatacacaaacgtGTGCGTACGCATGCCACCACTAACAAACGGAAGAAACCTCTAAGTGGTTGCTAGTCATGGTAGAAATATTGTGCTCCGatatggccgcagtcgaatgattgaaacaagtaaaagaatgtatgtatgtatgtatgtatgtatgtatgtatgtatgtatgcatgcatgcatgtatgtatgtatgtatgtatttatgtatatgaaatgtgtgtgtcaggtcactttcgagtgctactcgtaacatgtaacccagtacaacctgttgcatggtcgggtcgtcggcgactaaaccggcaaccccaccaagcttgcttggtgagaagggtgcttattggacaccctgcgggatgaaaaacaaaacctgtcaaagggcggaggaactcttgagagtcaacggccatccaataaatgtcttaaggctgtatcatgcgcggggacatagaaataatcggattgaatacccgatcgcgcggttaaaccattgggagtgaaggactcctagcctttgttagggcatccttctaggggaaggtaactcaggtaactgggataactccgacataaaagctgcggctcagtggttgccgatgatgttgacttgttcttcttttcagattatggctgctgttgcttagtgagtgggattgactcagtgcacagcctttcctcactttaaaaaaaatcttcttgcataggcattgcacgataacaacattgattaagctacgtgcaatggctatactcgataacgagggggcagccaccatgtatgtatgtatatgaaatgtgagtgtgcatgtgtacatgtgtactaTGCGTGAATAAAAGACACAATTCTCACGACCAGAAGTTATCTGTCGGATCATGGCTGATCTGGAGCCGATCTAGCCAAGATGACAACAATAGCGTTGTTTACTTACTTTCTGCATCtgcaatatttttttctcctgtaatctatattttttatttcgattTTTAAATGCACCTCGTTAATGTTGGTACTCTCCAATCGTTACACGTTTCTctaaaaattcattaattttaaaaaaaatgtaatcgaTGAAtgattattaatgatatatatatataatcaaaataagcaacaagaatatctccggtaatttagtacgatcgtttcacgctgcATCATTTTATTAGATATTGTAAGTATtgtattgtaaatattattttgattataatcacctaaTGGATTTATAATGATAACACCATACAAagttctggtgcatctaacttaagtaccatactcatctgaatctaaattttgctgaacttatacatatataaaaattgcgATAGTAATGTATATTTCTAGAGTATGTGTTAAATAGTTTTTTCTGTTGCCTGACTGAAGATATCAATGATCTTATTTCTCATAATTAGTGTAACACCAAATGAAACATCATAATCAGTTAATCATTTAATTAGCCAGTGTCTAATGTTAACAgtagaaaataaggaagaaaaaaaatcagaaagaattctcccccaaatttcttttattttttaccctCACGCTTTGCTTAAATGTAGACAAATGACAATGTTTGTTATCTTAACTGCATATGATCTCCACA from Octopus sinensis linkage group LG2, ASM634580v1, whole genome shotgun sequence encodes:
- the LOC115230030 gene encoding innexin unc-9-like isoform X1, producing MAEINDDYDMSDDIDLDPIHMQERLDDEMKRRMEGKKKGGINASKLLLDSVLGSFATYARLKGRYDDDWIDRLNHLYTTIIFIIFTIVVSTKQYVGEPIHCWCPAQFTSGHRDYANNVCWISNTYYVPFEERIPLHREGKQQKEIGYYQWVPMILLFQALLFKVPCILWRILGASGGVNLDKIVTLAADTQFVAPEDRERTIKHIVRYMDRWLENAREYRSGCLIRMRQTLSKYCCIVWGKRYGNYLFIIYMVIKIFYMGNAVGQLFILNEFLGTNYNLYGFEVLSHLANGDDWTESPRFPRVTMCDFEIRQMQNVHKYTVQCVLPINLFNEKIFIFIWFWLVFVSTFSAGNFLIWFYAMVFRQHRIRYLKKFLRVNECYKTELDKKMAVKFADQYLRHDGIFVLRLVGKNANDVLVSELVLQLWNHYRNKPLFRHANPISDDNSNV
- the LOC115230030 gene encoding innexin unc-9-like isoform X14, which encodes MLDSVLGSFATYARLKGRYDDDWIDRLNHLYTTIIFIIFTIVVSTKQYVGEPIHCWCPAQFTSGHRDYANNVCWISNTYYVPFEERIPLHREGKQQKEIGYYQWVPMILLFQALLFKVPCILWRILGASGGVNLDKIVTLAADTQFVAPEDRERTIKHIVRYMDRWLENAREYRSGCLIRMRQTLSKYCCIVWGKRYGNYLFIIYMVIKIFYMGNAVGQLFILNEFLGTNYNLYGFEVLSHLANGDDWTESPRFPRVTMCDFEIRQMQNVHKYTVQCVLPINLFNEKIFIFIWFWLVFVSTFSAGNFLIWFYAMVFRQHRIRYLKKFLRVNECYKTELDKKMAVKFADQYLRHDGIFVLRLVGKNANDVLVSELVLQLWNHYRNKPLFRHANPISDDNSNV
- the LOC115230030 gene encoding innexin unc-9-like isoform X4, whose amino-acid sequence is MATHFLEHTLARSIEHANVNSKRTGGKNGYLYRRRPAGKGRGGLLDSVLGSFATYARLKGRYDDDWIDRLNHLYTTIIFIIFTIVVSTKQYVGEPIHCWCPAQFTSGHRDYANNVCWISNTYYVPFEERIPLHREGKQQKEIGYYQWVPMILLFQALLFKVPCILWRILGASGGVNLDKIVTLAADTQFVAPEDRERTIKHIVRYMDRWLENAREYRSGCLIRMRQTLSKYCCIVWGKRYGNYLFIIYMVIKIFYMGNAVGQLFILNEFLGTNYNLYGFEVLSHLANGDDWTESPRFPRVTMCDFEIRQMQNVHKYTVQCVLPINLFNEKIFIFIWFWLVFVSTFSAGNFLIWFYAMVFRQHRIRYLKKFLRVNECYKTELDKKMAVKFADQYLRHDGIFVLRLVGKNANDVLVSELVLQLWNHYRNKPLFRHANPISDDNSNV
- the LOC115230030 gene encoding innexin unc-9-like isoform X6 produces the protein MFSWADSSSGLNVFASDRYSVLDSVLGSFATYARLKGRYDDDWIDRLNHLYTTIIFIIFTIVVSTKQYVGEPIHCWCPAQFTSGHRDYANNVCWISNTYYVPFEERIPLHREGKQQKEIGYYQWVPMILLFQALLFKVPCILWRILGASGGVNLDKIVTLAADTQFVAPEDRERTIKHIVRYMDRWLENAREYRSGCLIRMRQTLSKYCCIVWGKRYGNYLFIIYMVIKIFYMGNAVGQLFILNEFLGTNYNLYGFEVLSHLANGDDWTESPRFPRVTMCDFEIRQMQNVHKYTVQCVLPINLFNEKIFIFIWFWLVFVSTFSAGNFLIWFYAMVFRQHRIRYLKKFLRVNECYKTELDKKMAVKFADQYLRHDGIFVLRLVGKNANDVLVSELVLQLWNHYRNKPLFRHANPISDDNSNV
- the LOC115230030 gene encoding innexin unc-9-like isoform X12, giving the protein MKLDSVLGSFATYARLKGRYDDDWIDRLNHLYTTIIFIIFTIVVSTKQYVGEPIHCWCPAQFTSGHRDYANNVCWISNTYYVPFEERIPLHREGKQQKEIGYYQWVPMILLFQALLFKVPCILWRILGASGGVNLDKIVTLAADTQFVAPEDRERTIKHIVRYMDRWLENAREYRSGCLIRMRQTLSKYCCIVWGKRYGNYLFIIYMVIKIFYMGNAVGQLFILNEFLGTNYNLYGFEVLSHLANGDDWTESPRFPRVTMCDFEIRQMQNVHKYTVQCVLPINLFNEKIFIFIWFWLVFVSTFSAGNFLIWFYAMVFRQHRIRYLKKFLRVNECYKTELDKKMAVKFADQYLRHDGIFVLRLVGKNANDVLVSELVLQLWNHYRNKPLFRHANPISDDNSNV
- the LOC115230030 gene encoding innexin unc-9-like isoform X2 — protein: MVSQAGIDQEKGSVDGAETSAEEQSDNGGRKYIRVIENTSIQRKSRLDSVLGSFATYARLKGRYDDDWIDRLNHLYTTIIFIIFTIVVSTKQYVGEPIHCWCPAQFTSGHRDYANNVCWISNTYYVPFEERIPLHREGKQQKEIGYYQWVPMILLFQALLFKVPCILWRILGASGGVNLDKIVTLAADTQFVAPEDRERTIKHIVRYMDRWLENAREYRSGCLIRMRQTLSKYCCIVWGKRYGNYLFIIYMVIKIFYMGNAVGQLFILNEFLGTNYNLYGFEVLSHLANGDDWTESPRFPRVTMCDFEIRQMQNVHKYTVQCVLPINLFNEKIFIFIWFWLVFVSTFSAGNFLIWFYAMVFRQHRIRYLKKFLRVNECYKTELDKKMAVKFADQYLRHDGIFVLRLVGKNANDVLVSELVLQLWNHYRNKPLFRHANPISDDNSNV
- the LOC115230030 gene encoding innexin unc-9-like isoform X9, yielding MMHSLTRLDSVLGSFATYARLKGRYDDDWIDRLNHLYTTIIFIIFTIVVSTKQYVGEPIHCWCPAQFTSGHRDYANNVCWISNTYYVPFEERIPLHREGKQQKEIGYYQWVPMILLFQALLFKVPCILWRILGASGGVNLDKIVTLAADTQFVAPEDRERTIKHIVRYMDRWLENAREYRSGCLIRMRQTLSKYCCIVWGKRYGNYLFIIYMVIKIFYMGNAVGQLFILNEFLGTNYNLYGFEVLSHLANGDDWTESPRFPRVTMCDFEIRQMQNVHKYTVQCVLPINLFNEKIFIFIWFWLVFVSTFSAGNFLIWFYAMVFRQHRIRYLKKFLRVNECYKTELDKKMAVKFADQYLRHDGIFVLRLVGKNANDVLVSELVLQLWNHYRNKPLFRHANPISDDNSNV
- the LOC115230030 gene encoding innexin unc-9-like isoform X11; the encoded protein is MTNLLDSVLGSFATYARLKGRYDDDWIDRLNHLYTTIIFIIFTIVVSTKQYVGEPIHCWCPAQFTSGHRDYANNVCWISNTYYVPFEERIPLHREGKQQKEIGYYQWVPMILLFQALLFKVPCILWRILGASGGVNLDKIVTLAADTQFVAPEDRERTIKHIVRYMDRWLENAREYRSGCLIRMRQTLSKYCCIVWGKRYGNYLFIIYMVIKIFYMGNAVGQLFILNEFLGTNYNLYGFEVLSHLANGDDWTESPRFPRVTMCDFEIRQMQNVHKYTVQCVLPINLFNEKIFIFIWFWLVFVSTFSAGNFLIWFYAMVFRQHRIRYLKKFLRVNECYKTELDKKMAVKFADQYLRHDGIFVLRLVGKNANDVLVSELVLQLWNHYRNKPLFRHANPISDDNSNV
- the LOC115230030 gene encoding innexin unc-9-like isoform X8, yielding MCWTGIIPMVLDSVLGSFATYARLKGRYDDDWIDRLNHLYTTIIFIIFTIVVSTKQYVGEPIHCWCPAQFTSGHRDYANNVCWISNTYYVPFEERIPLHREGKQQKEIGYYQWVPMILLFQALLFKVPCILWRILGASGGVNLDKIVTLAADTQFVAPEDRERTIKHIVRYMDRWLENAREYRSGCLIRMRQTLSKYCCIVWGKRYGNYLFIIYMVIKIFYMGNAVGQLFILNEFLGTNYNLYGFEVLSHLANGDDWTESPRFPRVTMCDFEIRQMQNVHKYTVQCVLPINLFNEKIFIFIWFWLVFVSTFSAGNFLIWFYAMVFRQHRIRYLKKFLRVNECYKTELDKKMAVKFADQYLRHDGIFVLRLVGKNANDVLVSELVLQLWNHYRNKPLFRHANPISDDNSNV
- the LOC115230030 gene encoding innexin unc-9-like isoform X13, with the translated sequence MRLDSVLGSFATYARLKGRYDDDWIDRLNHLYTTIIFIIFTIVVSTKQYVGEPIHCWCPAQFTSGHRDYANNVCWISNTYYVPFEERIPLHREGKQQKEIGYYQWVPMILLFQALLFKVPCILWRILGASGGVNLDKIVTLAADTQFVAPEDRERTIKHIVRYMDRWLENAREYRSGCLIRMRQTLSKYCCIVWGKRYGNYLFIIYMVIKIFYMGNAVGQLFILNEFLGTNYNLYGFEVLSHLANGDDWTESPRFPRVTMCDFEIRQMQNVHKYTVQCVLPINLFNEKIFIFIWFWLVFVSTFSAGNFLIWFYAMVFRQHRIRYLKKFLRVNECYKTELDKKMAVKFADQYLRHDGIFVLRLVGKNANDVLVSELVLQLWNHYRNKPLFRHANPISDDNSNV
- the LOC115230030 gene encoding innexin unc-9-like isoform X5; this encodes MHVYFSVPTNNNSKKKRKKSWQWESFTSNSFGNNFGLDSVLGSFATYARLKGRYDDDWIDRLNHLYTTIIFIIFTIVVSTKQYVGEPIHCWCPAQFTSGHRDYANNVCWISNTYYVPFEERIPLHREGKQQKEIGYYQWVPMILLFQALLFKVPCILWRILGASGGVNLDKIVTLAADTQFVAPEDRERTIKHIVRYMDRWLENAREYRSGCLIRMRQTLSKYCCIVWGKRYGNYLFIIYMVIKIFYMGNAVGQLFILNEFLGTNYNLYGFEVLSHLANGDDWTESPRFPRVTMCDFEIRQMQNVHKYTVQCVLPINLFNEKIFIFIWFWLVFVSTFSAGNFLIWFYAMVFRQHRIRYLKKFLRVNECYKTELDKKMAVKFADQYLRHDGIFVLRLVGKNANDVLVSELVLQLWNHYRNKPLFRHANPISDDNSNV
- the LOC115230030 gene encoding innexin unc-9-like isoform X3; translated protein: MNSLIPNGRQNALKKKTEWPNLSALKSLKELNLKLPSPEGDAKKGLDSVLGSFATYARLKGRYDDDWIDRLNHLYTTIIFIIFTIVVSTKQYVGEPIHCWCPAQFTSGHRDYANNVCWISNTYYVPFEERIPLHREGKQQKEIGYYQWVPMILLFQALLFKVPCILWRILGASGGVNLDKIVTLAADTQFVAPEDRERTIKHIVRYMDRWLENAREYRSGCLIRMRQTLSKYCCIVWGKRYGNYLFIIYMVIKIFYMGNAVGQLFILNEFLGTNYNLYGFEVLSHLANGDDWTESPRFPRVTMCDFEIRQMQNVHKYTVQCVLPINLFNEKIFIFIWFWLVFVSTFSAGNFLIWFYAMVFRQHRIRYLKKFLRVNECYKTELDKKMAVKFADQYLRHDGIFVLRLVGKNANDVLVSELVLQLWNHYRNKPLFRHANPISDDNSNV
- the LOC115230030 gene encoding innexin unc-9-like isoform X7, producing MKRRLSIAAAATADPGLDSVLGSFATYARLKGRYDDDWIDRLNHLYTTIIFIIFTIVVSTKQYVGEPIHCWCPAQFTSGHRDYANNVCWISNTYYVPFEERIPLHREGKQQKEIGYYQWVPMILLFQALLFKVPCILWRILGASGGVNLDKIVTLAADTQFVAPEDRERTIKHIVRYMDRWLENAREYRSGCLIRMRQTLSKYCCIVWGKRYGNYLFIIYMVIKIFYMGNAVGQLFILNEFLGTNYNLYGFEVLSHLANGDDWTESPRFPRVTMCDFEIRQMQNVHKYTVQCVLPINLFNEKIFIFIWFWLVFVSTFSAGNFLIWFYAMVFRQHRIRYLKKFLRVNECYKTELDKKMAVKFADQYLRHDGIFVLRLVGKNANDVLVSELVLQLWNHYRNKPLFRHANPISDDNSNV
- the LOC115230030 gene encoding innexin unc-9-like isoform X10, with the translated sequence MPSSRQLDSVLGSFATYARLKGRYDDDWIDRLNHLYTTIIFIIFTIVVSTKQYVGEPIHCWCPAQFTSGHRDYANNVCWISNTYYVPFEERIPLHREGKQQKEIGYYQWVPMILLFQALLFKVPCILWRILGASGGVNLDKIVTLAADTQFVAPEDRERTIKHIVRYMDRWLENAREYRSGCLIRMRQTLSKYCCIVWGKRYGNYLFIIYMVIKIFYMGNAVGQLFILNEFLGTNYNLYGFEVLSHLANGDDWTESPRFPRVTMCDFEIRQMQNVHKYTVQCVLPINLFNEKIFIFIWFWLVFVSTFSAGNFLIWFYAMVFRQHRIRYLKKFLRVNECYKTELDKKMAVKFADQYLRHDGIFVLRLVGKNANDVLVSELVLQLWNHYRNKPLFRHANPISDDNSNV